The following proteins come from a genomic window of Miscanthus floridulus cultivar M001 chromosome 2, ASM1932011v1, whole genome shotgun sequence:
- the LOC136539634 gene encoding LOB domain-containing protein 42-like: protein MALAPYQSIQILKSTSAHGAESAFPYLSETAGAQASPLATAPPVSAPRCAGALAYKTAHRLPLRRAPSSPASRHRHQHHSNSNQPPRSPTSSPPSSNQAHHHQADDRIGRREETRDMRMSCNGCRVLRKGCSDACTIRPCLGWIKSPEAQANATVFLAKFYGRAGLLNLLAAPPAGQDHLRPAVFRSLLYEACGRIVNPVYGSVGLLWSGQWQACQAAVEAVLKGDPVVVQVDAASSEAPPQLLGGRRYDIRHVAKDPDAAAAADLLRVARGGGRGRKRAASSSTSSKPSSNKRASPDNNNDPLTRRPQEEAEEELEPVPVVVEHEHGHDEESAGSHDHDRQLQAQQGSEDTDVEAASHSHSHSHVSQAEPEPQSHAPPVSSSQKADQDDVDEEEEVGLELTLGLEPLVRQRQQPKSSRCDHSGLSAASSLICLRLQLPA, encoded by the coding sequence ATGGCGCTAGCTCCCTACCAGTCCATCCAAATCCTGAAATCCACTTCGGCCCACGGCGCCGAATCCGCCTTCCCCTACCTTTCCGAAACCGCAGGCGCCCAAGCCAGCCCACTGGCCACTGCTCCTCCAGTCTCCGCGCCGCGCTGTGCCGGTGCGCTCGCTTATAAAACAGCACACCGTCTCCCCCTCCGCCGCGCTCCATCATCACCCGCATCACGGCACCGGCACCAGCACCATTCCAACTCCAACCAACCACCTCGATCGCCTACGTCCTCACCTCCAAGTTCCAaccaagctcatcatcatcaggCCGACGATCGGATCGGAAGAAGAGAGGAGACGAGAGACATGCGGATGAGCTGCAACGGCTGCCGCGTCCTGCGCAAGGGCTGCAGCGACGCGTGCACCATCCGCCCGTGCCTGGGGTGGATCAAGTCGCCCGAGGCGCAGGCCAACGCCACCGTCTTCCTCGCCAAGTTCTACGGCCGCGCGGGGCTGCTCAACCTgctggccgcgccgcccgccggcCAGGACCACCTCCGCCCCGCGGTGTTCCGCTCCCTGCTCTACGAGGCGTGCGGGCGCATCGTCAACCCGGTCTACGGCTCCGTCGGCCTGCTCTGGTCGGGCCAGTGGCAGGCGTGCCAGGCCGCCGTCGAGGCCGTGCTCAAGGGCGACCCCGTCGTCGTGCAGGTCGACGCCGCGTCGTCCGAGGCCCCGCCGCAGCTGCTCGGAGGTCGCCGGTACGATATCCGCCATGTCGCTAAGgatcccgacgccgccgccgcggccgaccTTCTCCGCGtcgcgcgcggcggcggccgcggacgCAAGCGCGCCGCTtcgtcctccacctcctccaagcCCAGCAGCAACAAGCGCGCGTCGCCCGACAACAACAACGATCCTTTGACGCGAAGACCACAGgaagaggcggaggaggagctggagccgGTGCCGGTGGTCGTTGAGCACGAGCACGGGCACGACGAGGAGTCCGCCGGCAGCCACGACCACGACCGGCAGCTGCAGGCGCAGCAGGGGTCGGAGGACACCGACGTGGAGGCGGCgtcccactcccactcccactcccacgTGAGCCAAGCCGAGCCCGAGCCGCAGAGCCATGCGCCGCCAGTCAGCAGCAGCCAGAAGGCTGATCAGGACGACGTCGACGAGGAAGAGGAGGTTGGGCTGGAGCTCACGCTCGGGCTGGAGCCGCTCGTCAGACAGAGGCAGCAGCCCAAATCTTCGCGCTGCGACCACAGCGGGTTGAGCGCCGCATCGAGCCTCATCTGCCTGCGCCTGCAGCTTCCGGCCTGA